From a single Streptomyces sp. 1331.2 genomic region:
- a CDS encoding GuaB3 family IMP dehydrogenase-related protein: MTEIEIGRGKRGRRAYAFDDIAVVPSRRTRDPKEVSIAWQIDAYRFELPFLAAPMDSVVSPQQAIAIGRLGGLGVLNLEGLWTRYDDPQPLLDEIAAITDEATATRRLQEIYAAPIRAELIKQRIQEVRDSGVVTAAALSPQRTAEFSKAVVDAGVDVFVIRGTTVSAEHVSSAAEPLNLKQFIYELDVPVIVGGCATYTAALHLMRTGAAGVLVGFGGGAAHTTRNVLGIQVPMATAVADVAAARRDYMDESGGRYVHVIADGGVGFSGDIPKAVACGADAVMIGAALARATDAPGKGIHWGMEAVHEELPRGKRVDLGTVGTTEEILTGPSHTPDGTMNLFGALRRAMATTGYTELKEFQRVEVTVNPALDHR, translated from the coding sequence GTGACTGAGATCGAGATCGGGCGAGGCAAGCGCGGCCGCCGGGCTTACGCCTTCGACGACATCGCCGTCGTCCCCAGCCGCCGTACCCGGGACCCGAAGGAGGTCTCGATCGCCTGGCAGATCGACGCCTACCGCTTCGAGCTGCCGTTCCTGGCCGCCCCGATGGACAGCGTGGTCTCGCCGCAGCAGGCCATCGCCATCGGCCGCCTCGGCGGTCTGGGCGTGCTGAACCTGGAAGGCCTGTGGACCCGCTACGACGACCCGCAGCCGCTGCTGGACGAGATCGCCGCGATCACCGACGAGGCCACCGCGACCCGCCGGCTGCAGGAGATCTACGCGGCGCCGATCCGCGCCGAGCTGATCAAGCAGCGGATCCAGGAGGTCCGCGACTCGGGTGTCGTCACCGCCGCCGCGCTCTCGCCGCAGCGCACCGCCGAGTTCTCCAAGGCCGTGGTGGACGCCGGCGTCGACGTCTTCGTCATCCGTGGCACCACCGTCTCGGCCGAGCACGTCTCCAGCGCCGCCGAGCCGCTCAACCTCAAGCAGTTCATCTACGAGCTGGACGTTCCGGTCATCGTCGGCGGCTGCGCCACGTACACCGCGGCGCTGCACCTGATGCGGACCGGCGCGGCCGGCGTGCTGGTGGGCTTCGGTGGGGGTGCCGCCCACACCACCCGGAACGTGCTGGGCATCCAGGTGCCGATGGCGACCGCCGTCGCCGATGTGGCGGCTGCGCGTCGTGACTACATGGACGAGTCCGGTGGCCGCTACGTGCACGTGATCGCGGACGGTGGCGTCGGGTTCAGCGGTGACATCCCGAAGGCGGTCGCCTGTGGCGCGGACGCGGTGATGATCGGTGCGGCGCTGGCCCGTGCGACCGATGCTCCGGGCAAGGGGATCCACTGGGGCATGGAGGCCGTCCACGAGGAGCTGCCGCGCGGCAAGCGGGTGGACCTCGGGACGGTCGGGACCACCGAGGAGATCCTGACCGGTCCGTCGCACACTCCGGACGGGACCATGAACCTCTTCGGTGCGCTGCGGCGGGCGATGGCCACCACGGGGTACACGGAGCTCAAGGAGTTCCAGCGGGTCGAGGTGACGGTCAACCCGGCGCTCGATCACCGCTGA
- a CDS encoding response regulator transcription factor, which translates to MTSVLVCDDSPLAREALRRAVATVPGVDRVTTATNGEEVLRRWVADRSDLVLMDVRMPGLGGVETVRRLLSADPGARIIMLTVAEDLDGVALAVAAGARGYLHKDASRAELRATVTQALADPTWRLAPRRLRSPDMGAAPTLTAREIQVLEGMSHGRSNAEIGRELFLSEDTVKTHARRLFKKLGASDRAHAVALGFRWGLVR; encoded by the coding sequence ATGACTTCCGTTCTCGTTTGCGACGATTCCCCGCTCGCCCGCGAGGCGCTTCGCCGCGCCGTCGCGACCGTACCCGGTGTGGACCGGGTCACCACCGCGACGAACGGGGAGGAGGTCCTCCGCCGCTGGGTGGCCGACCGCTCCGATCTCGTTCTGATGGACGTCCGGATGCCCGGCCTCGGCGGGGTCGAGACGGTCCGGCGGCTGCTGTCCGCCGACCCGGGCGCGCGGATCATCATGCTCACCGTCGCCGAGGACCTCGACGGGGTCGCGCTCGCGGTGGCCGCGGGCGCCCGCGGGTACCTGCACAAGGACGCCTCGCGCGCCGAACTGCGGGCCACCGTCACCCAGGCCCTCGCCGACCCGACCTGGCGGCTCGCCCCGCGCCGGCTGCGCAGCCCCGACATGGGCGCGGCGCCGACCCTGACGGCGCGTGAGATCCAGGTCCTGGAGGGCATGAGCCACGGGCGCAGCAACGCCGAGATCGGGCGCGAGCTGTTCCTCTCCGAGGACACCGTGAAGACCCACGCCCGACGGCTGTTCAAGAAGCTCGGAGCCTCGGACCGCGCGCACGCGGTGGCGCTGGGCTTCCGCTGGGGCCTGGTCCGCTGA
- a CDS encoding WhiB family transcriptional regulator translates to MADFSRLPGPNADLWDWQLSAACRGVDSSLFFHPEGERGAARSSREASAKEVCMRCPVIAECAAHALAVREPYGVWGGMTEDEREEMLGRSRHRLVEVPLTPPAVAQH, encoded by the coding sequence ATGGCAGATTTCTCCCGCCTCCCCGGTCCCAACGCGGACCTCTGGGACTGGCAGCTCTCCGCAGCCTGCCGTGGCGTGGACAGCTCGCTCTTCTTCCACCCCGAGGGCGAGCGCGGGGCCGCGCGCAGTTCGCGCGAGGCCAGCGCCAAGGAGGTCTGCATGCGCTGCCCGGTGATCGCCGAGTGCGCGGCGCACGCGCTGGCGGTCCGCGAGCCGTACGGGGTCTGGGGCGGGATGACCGAGGACGAGCGCGAGGAGATGCTGGGGCGCTCGCGGCACCGGCTGGTGGAGGTCCCGCTGACCCCGCCGGCCGTCGCGCAGCACTAG
- the shbA gene encoding RNA polymerase sigma factor ShbA, with protein MLGTGGSPLVGELVAAAVRGEGPAIDALLAYVHPLALRYCRAKLARLPGGARHHVDDVAQEVCVAVLCALPRYKDQGRPFEAFVYGIAAHKIADLQRAAMRGPGSTVVPQDDLPEVPDEALGPEEQALLSSDAAWAKELLSNLPARQRELVLLRVAAGLSAEETGEVLGMSPGAVRVAQHRALSRLRALAEESS; from the coding sequence GTGCTCGGCACGGGCGGCTCGCCCCTGGTGGGTGAGCTGGTGGCGGCCGCAGTGCGGGGTGAGGGCCCGGCGATCGATGCCCTGCTCGCGTACGTCCATCCGCTGGCGCTGCGGTACTGCCGCGCCAAGCTGGCCCGGCTGCCCGGTGGCGCCCGGCACCACGTGGACGACGTCGCACAGGAGGTCTGCGTCGCGGTGCTCTGCGCGCTGCCCCGGTACAAGGACCAGGGGCGGCCGTTCGAGGCCTTCGTGTACGGCATCGCCGCGCACAAGATCGCCGACCTGCAGCGGGCCGCGATGCGCGGGCCCGGCTCGACGGTCGTCCCGCAGGACGACCTGCCCGAGGTGCCGGACGAGGCGCTCGGCCCGGAGGAGCAGGCGCTGCTGAGCAGCGACGCGGCCTGGGCGAAGGAACTGCTCTCCAACCTGCCGGCCCGTCAGCGCGAGCTGGTGCTGCTCCGGGTGGCGGCCGGGCTGTCGGCGGAGGAGACCGGCGAGGTGCTCGGGATGTCGCCGGGTGCCGTGCGGGTGGCCCAGCACCGGGCGCTCAGTCGGCTGCGGGCGCTGGCCGAGGAGTCCTCCTGA
- a CDS encoding serine/threonine-protein kinase, protein MTQAQGSTGRLLAGRYRLNGVLGRGGMGTVWRAEDEMLGRTVAVKELRMNASVEEEEKHRLITRTLREAKATARIRHNSAVTVFDVVDEDDRPWIVMELVESRSLADVIREDGPLAPARAAEIALDVLGVLSAAHALGILHRDVKPSNVLIGDDGRVVLTDFGIASVEGDASVTSTGMLVGAPSYISPERARGQKPGPPADLWSLGGTLYAMVEGRPPYDRGSALATLTAVMTEDLTAPVNAGALLPVIEGLLAKDPAERLNASQTRSMLKRVVAEATSKAESTTEHAVPVAAASAKAASTEAGEPAAKAEPERAEEGRKRAVGGLLGTVRVGSRARDEEPAVEAVEPAPEPIRPVTSEWTLGATQAAGADPRTGRRRLAIATVVVVLLVIAGVVAVVKAVGSGSGGSAGGSTHGAGATSPAVTATEVTPSAAAPAPAATAAGTPGAEAGAPAPVPSAPVPSAPVAPASTPAAQAPAPAQPAPGAAVPAGYHEYKDPSGFSVFLPEGLQPGESTSNRRIFKNAADGSQLRIEWTTSPGASAVADWQESEPDLRGQVSNYQRLNLSAITYRQWTNAADWEWTNGTPKMHSLNRGFVTGTPAKYGYSIYWIVPDAQWAAQAPVRDVVFASFQPAP, encoded by the coding sequence ATGACCCAGGCGCAGGGTTCCACCGGCCGCCTCCTGGCCGGCCGCTACCGCCTGAACGGCGTGCTCGGACGCGGCGGCATGGGCACCGTCTGGCGCGCCGAGGACGAGATGCTGGGCCGGACCGTCGCGGTCAAGGAACTGCGGATGAACGCCAGCGTCGAGGAGGAGGAGAAGCACCGGCTGATCACCCGGACGCTGCGCGAGGCCAAGGCCACGGCGCGGATCCGGCACAACTCGGCGGTCACCGTCTTCGACGTGGTCGACGAGGACGACCGGCCGTGGATCGTGATGGAGCTGGTCGAGTCCCGCTCGCTGGCCGACGTCATCCGGGAGGACGGGCCGCTCGCCCCCGCCCGGGCCGCCGAGATCGCGCTCGACGTGCTGGGCGTGCTGAGCGCCGCGCACGCGCTGGGCATCCTGCACCGGGACGTCAAGCCGTCCAATGTGCTGATCGGCGACGACGGCCGGGTCGTGCTCACCGACTTCGGCATCGCCAGCGTCGAGGGCGACGCCTCGGTCACCTCCACCGGCATGCTGGTCGGCGCCCCCTCGTACATATCCCCCGAGCGGGCCCGCGGGCAGAAGCCCGGGCCGCCGGCCGACCTGTGGTCGCTGGGCGGCACGCTGTACGCGATGGTCGAGGGCCGGCCGCCGTACGACCGGGGCTCGGCACTGGCCACGCTGACCGCGGTGATGACCGAGGACCTGACCGCGCCGGTGAACGCCGGGGCGCTGCTGCCGGTGATCGAGGGGCTGCTGGCGAAGGACCCGGCCGAGCGGCTGAACGCCTCGCAGACCCGGTCGATGCTCAAGCGGGTGGTCGCGGAGGCCACGTCGAAGGCCGAGTCGACGACCGAGCACGCGGTGCCGGTGGCTGCCGCGTCGGCGAAGGCGGCTTCGACGGAGGCGGGGGAGCCTGCGGCGAAGGCGGAGCCGGAGCGGGCCGAGGAAGGCCGGAAGCGGGCCGTGGGTGGGCTGCTGGGGACGGTCCGGGTGGGAAGTCGGGCCCGGGACGAGGAGCCGGCTGTCGAGGCCGTCGAGCCGGCGCCCGAGCCGATCCGGCCGGTGACCAGTGAGTGGACGCTGGGTGCGACGCAGGCCGCCGGGGCTGATCCGCGCACCGGTCGGCGGCGGTTGGCCATTGCCACCGTGGTCGTGGTGCTGCTGGTGATCGCGGGTGTGGTCGCGGTGGTCAAGGCCGTGGGCAGTGGGAGTGGCGGTTCGGCGGGTGGGTCGACGCACGGTGCGGGGGCCACGTCGCCGGCGGTGACGGCTACCGAGGTCACGCCGAGTGCGGCGGCTCCTGCGCCGGCTGCCACGGCTGCCGGGACGCCGGGGGCGGAGGCCGGTGCGCCGGCGCCCGTTCCGTCGGCTCCCGTACCTTCGGCTCCCGTTGCGCCGGCGAGCACGCCGGCTGCTCAGGCGCCCGCCCCGGCGCAGCCTGCGCCGGGGGCTGCGGTGCCGGCGGGGTACCACGAGTACAAGGACCCGAGCGGGTTCTCGGTGTTCCTGCCGGAGGGGCTGCAGCCGGGCGAGTCCACGTCGAACCGGCGGATCTTCAAGAACGCGGCCGACGGCAGCCAGTTGCGGATCGAGTGGACGACCTCGCCGGGTGCGAGTGCCGTGGCGGACTGGCAGGAGTCCGAGCCCGACCTGCGCGGCCAGGTCAGCAACTACCAGCGGCTGAACCTCTCGGCGATCACCTACCGGCAGTGGACGAACGCGGCCGACTGGGAGTGGACCAACGGCACGCCCAAGATGCACTCGCTCAACCGGGGCTTCGTGACCGGGACTCCGGCCAAGTACGGCTACTCGATCTACTGGATCGTCCCGGACGCGCAGTGGGCGGCGCAGGCCCCGGTCCGGGACGTCGTCTTCGCCAGTTTCCAGCCGGCGCCATAG
- the guaB gene encoding IMP dehydrogenase yields the protein MSYNAAGVPEKFAMLGLTFDDVLLLPGASEVLPNEVDTSSRVSRNVRVNIPLLSAAMDKVTESRMAIAMARQGGVGVLHRNLSVEDQANQVDLVKRSESGMVTDPITVGPDTTLAEADALCAKFRISGVPIADEAGKLLGIVTNRDMAFESDRSRQVREIMTPMPLITGKVGISGVDAMALLRRHKIEKLPLVDDEGRIKGLITVKDFVKAEQYPNAAKDAEGRLLVGAAVGASAEAFDRAQALVEAGVDFLVVDTSHGHSHNALAWIAKIKSAVGVDVVGGNVATRDGAQALIDAGVDGVKVGVGPGSICTTRVVAGIGVPQITAIYEAAQACQAAGVPVIGDGGLQYSGDIGKALAAGADTVMLGSLLAGCEESPGELLFINGKQFKSYRGMGSLGAMQSRGQGRSYSKDRYFQAEVASDDKLVPEGIEGQVQYRGPLSAVLHQLVGGLRQTMGYVGAGTIAEMESKGRFVRITSAGLKESHPHDIQMTVEAPNYSAR from the coding sequence ATGTCTTACAACGCCGCAGGCGTACCCGAGAAGTTCGCCATGCTCGGGCTCACGTTCGATGACGTCCTGCTGCTGCCCGGGGCCTCCGAGGTGCTGCCGAACGAGGTCGACACCTCCTCGCGGGTCTCCCGGAACGTCCGCGTCAACATCCCGCTGCTCTCCGCGGCGATGGACAAGGTCACCGAGTCGCGGATGGCGATCGCGATGGCGCGCCAGGGCGGCGTCGGCGTGCTCCACCGCAACCTGTCGGTCGAGGACCAGGCCAACCAGGTCGACCTGGTGAAGCGCTCCGAGTCCGGCATGGTCACCGACCCGATCACCGTCGGCCCGGACACCACGCTGGCCGAGGCCGACGCGCTGTGCGCCAAGTTCCGCATCTCCGGTGTGCCGATCGCCGACGAGGCGGGCAAGCTGCTCGGCATCGTCACCAACCGTGACATGGCCTTCGAGTCGGACCGCAGCCGCCAGGTCCGCGAGATCATGACCCCGATGCCGCTGATCACCGGCAAGGTCGGCATCTCCGGCGTGGACGCGATGGCGCTGCTGCGCCGCCACAAGATCGAGAAGCTGCCGCTGGTCGACGACGAGGGCCGGATCAAGGGCCTGATCACCGTCAAGGACTTCGTCAAGGCCGAGCAGTACCCGAACGCCGCCAAGGACGCCGAGGGCCGACTGCTGGTCGGCGCCGCCGTCGGCGCCAGCGCCGAGGCGTTCGACCGGGCCCAGGCCCTGGTCGAGGCCGGCGTGGACTTCCTCGTCGTGGACACCTCGCACGGCCACAGCCACAACGCGCTGGCCTGGATCGCGAAGATCAAGTCGGCCGTCGGCGTCGACGTGGTCGGCGGCAACGTGGCCACCCGCGACGGCGCCCAGGCGCTGATCGACGCCGGCGTGGACGGCGTCAAGGTCGGCGTCGGCCCCGGCTCCATCTGCACCACCCGCGTGGTCGCCGGCATCGGCGTCCCGCAGATCACCGCCATCTACGAGGCCGCGCAGGCCTGCCAGGCGGCCGGCGTGCCGGTCATCGGCGACGGCGGCCTGCAGTACTCCGGCGACATCGGCAAGGCGCTGGCCGCCGGTGCCGACACCGTGATGCTCGGCTCGCTGCTGGCCGGCTGCGAGGAGTCCCCGGGCGAGTTGCTGTTCATCAACGGCAAGCAGTTCAAGTCCTACCGCGGCATGGGGTCGCTGGGCGCCATGCAGTCCCGCGGCCAGGGCCGCTCGTACTCCAAGGACCGCTACTTCCAGGCCGAGGTCGCCTCGGACGACAAGCTCGTCCCGGAGGGCATCGAGGGCCAGGTGCAGTACCGCGGTCCGCTGTCGGCCGTGCTGCACCAGCTGGTCGGCGGCCTGCGCCAGACCATGGGCTACGTCGGGGCCGGCACCATCGCCGAGATGGAGAGCAAGGGGCGCTTCGTCCGGATCACCTCGGCGGGGCTCAAGGAGAGCCACCCGCACGACATCCAGATGACCGTCGAGGCGCCGAACTACTCGGCGCGCTGA
- a CDS encoding protein kinase domain-containing protein — MGVQDRPEAADAERLLAGRYELGERLGRGGMGTVWRAWDRMLDREVAVKELTVNHLPEEDLQILHARMKREASAAARIKHPGVITVHDVLEQDGRPWIVMELVDGRSLADVISQDGTLQPRAAAEVGSQVLAALHRGHQLGVLHRDVKPANVLLERGTGRVVLLDFGIAKYEGSTELTRPGDLVGSPDYLAPERAQGERPGPASDLWGLGATLYAAVEGQSPFRRDSPITTLAAVVDEPLPESRRAGSLGPVLAALMAKDPADRPTADEAARMLAEVQAGHTMGFKSVAPVRMPTQSVPVVDRRAGAGAEPAEGAEGSQGPAGSQGSMGSRGPVGSEGPTEPKSAAPALVGQDTAGGALAAAQAHTAPVAPVAHSVLPARGPAKRRNTAKIVAIAVAVGLLAAAATFLATREVVGGGTDDPTPTGPAESTPPGPTGDAGPAAPDGYHWVDDPAGFRFPLPSGTPAWQRSSAPDNQIFYSPDGKVHYLQFAVTVGQSVKPLEHMRQMESSVSKSLKDYKQHKLTGVQVNGHEAAVWEFSYAAQGGGRRRAIEAEFIDDDGTSYAIYSSSPEKGNEWNEAEQRFNAVLHYFTPTR; from the coding sequence ATGGGTGTGCAGGACCGGCCGGAGGCGGCCGACGCGGAGCGGCTGCTGGCCGGGCGGTACGAGCTCGGCGAGCGGCTCGGCCGGGGCGGCATGGGCACCGTCTGGCGGGCCTGGGACCGGATGCTGGACCGTGAGGTCGCGGTCAAGGAGCTGACCGTCAACCACCTCCCCGAGGAGGACCTGCAGATCCTGCACGCCCGGATGAAGCGCGAGGCCAGCGCGGCCGCGCGGATCAAGCACCCCGGCGTGATCACCGTGCACGACGTGCTGGAGCAGGACGGCCGGCCGTGGATCGTGATGGAGCTGGTCGACGGCCGCTCGCTGGCCGACGTGATCAGCCAGGACGGCACCCTGCAGCCGCGCGCGGCCGCCGAGGTCGGCAGCCAGGTGCTGGCCGCGCTGCACCGCGGCCACCAGCTGGGCGTGCTGCACCGGGACGTGAAGCCGGCCAACGTGCTGCTGGAGCGCGGCACCGGGCGGGTCGTGCTGCTGGACTTCGGCATCGCGAAGTACGAGGGCTCGACCGAGCTGACCCGGCCCGGTGACCTGGTCGGCTCGCCGGACTACCTGGCGCCGGAGCGCGCCCAGGGCGAGCGGCCGGGCCCGGCCTCCGACCTGTGGGGCCTCGGGGCGACGCTGTACGCGGCGGTCGAGGGCCAGTCGCCGTTCCGCCGGGACTCGCCGATCACCACGCTGGCCGCGGTGGTCGACGAGCCGCTGCCGGAGTCGCGCCGGGCCGGCTCGCTGGGGCCGGTGCTGGCCGCGCTGATGGCCAAGGACCCGGCCGACCGGCCGACCGCGGACGAGGCGGCCCGGATGCTCGCCGAGGTCCAGGCCGGGCACACGATGGGCTTCAAATCGGTCGCGCCGGTGCGGATGCCCACCCAGTCGGTGCCGGTGGTCGACCGCCGTGCGGGGGCCGGGGCAGAGCCGGCCGAGGGGGCGGAGGGCTCCCAGGGCCCGGCGGGTTCCCAGGGGTCGATGGGTTCCCGGGGCCCGGTGGGTTCCGAGGGACCGACCGAGCCGAAGTCGGCCGCGCCCGCCCTGGTCGGGCAGGACACCGCGGGGGGCGCTCTGGCCGCCGCACAGGCGCACACCGCCCCGGTCGCGCCGGTCGCGCACTCCGTCCTGCCCGCGCGCGGGCCGGCCAAGCGCCGCAACACGGCGAAGATCGTCGCCATCGCGGTGGCCGTCGGCCTGCTGGCGGCCGCGGCGACCTTCCTCGCCACCCGGGAGGTGGTCGGCGGCGGCACCGACGACCCGACGCCGACCGGGCCGGCCGAGTCGACCCCGCCGGGGCCCACCGGCGACGCCGGCCCCGCGGCGCCCGACGGCTACCACTGGGTCGACGACCCGGCCGGCTTCCGCTTCCCGCTGCCCTCGGGCACCCCCGCCTGGCAGCGCAGCAGCGCGCCGGACAACCAGATCTTCTACAGCCCCGACGGCAAGGTGCACTACCTGCAGTTCGCCGTCACCGTCGGGCAGTCGGTCAAGCCGCTGGAGCACATGCGGCAGATGGAGAGCAGCGTCTCCAAGTCGCTGAAGGACTACAAGCAGCACAAGCTGACCGGCGTCCAGGTGAACGGCCACGAGGCGGCCGTCTGGGAGTTCAGCTACGCCGCGCAGGGCGGCGGCCGCCGGCGGGCGATCGAGGCCGAGTTCATCGACGACGACGGCACCAGCTACGCGATCTACTCCTCCAGCCCGGAGAAGGGCAACGAGTGGAACGAGGCGGAGCAGCGCTTCAACGCCGTGCTCCACTACTTCACGCCGACCCGTTGA
- a CDS encoding SHOCT domain-containing protein translates to MEWTDLIDTAFRVAGNNNKANQAETVRTVEAAVIDGEEPVASTAGRHPDHFRKGVLVLTTHRLLFLKDGKPPVPVPLAAVTDATVARSKLNGEILTVVALTGSHRFEDVVEADDFAERIRESARLARTAPAAAPTVTLAKPAPGGEQLIDQLERLAALHTSGALTPDEFTRAKQRLIG, encoded by the coding sequence ATGGAATGGACCGATCTGATCGACACCGCCTTCAGGGTGGCGGGCAACAACAACAAAGCCAACCAGGCCGAAACCGTCCGCACCGTGGAGGCGGCCGTCATCGACGGCGAGGAGCCCGTCGCCTCCACCGCCGGGCGCCACCCCGACCACTTCCGCAAGGGGGTGCTCGTCCTGACCACCCATCGGCTGCTCTTCCTGAAGGACGGGAAGCCGCCGGTACCGGTTCCGCTCGCCGCCGTCACCGACGCCACCGTCGCCCGCTCAAAGCTCAACGGAGAGATCCTGACGGTCGTCGCCCTGACCGGCTCGCACCGCTTCGAGGACGTGGTCGAGGCCGACGACTTCGCCGAGCGGATACGGGAGTCCGCCCGCCTCGCCCGCACCGCACCGGCGGCCGCGCCCACCGTCACCCTGGCGAAGCCCGCCCCGGGCGGCGAGCAACTCATCGACCAGCTCGAACGGTTGGCCGCCCTGCACACCTCCGGCGCCCTCACCCCAGACGAGTTCACCCGCGCCAAGCAACGCCTGATCGGCTGA
- a CDS encoding protein kinase domain-containing protein has translation MRGGPGQLAAGRYRLTDRPEPLCAHAVDERTGESVLLRGLELPGLLTTGLDPEDAAAAQADRLVRRVAAVGSTAPTGHPRLLRGLGAFVEDELLWTVEERPAGGTAAELLVGGPLSPYRAAELAADLAGALRALHGAGLTHGNLTAESVLVCEDGAAMLGGLLAGVAQEALAEELGGPGGRRRYEVRATLVGAVAERWPLDGGPAGDCWALGVLLHRLVTGRSPYPEGGVPELVTAVRDGRREHSAVCGPLGPLVERLLQPDPARRPTAEDVRRELAELLAGAPEPVDEERVARAVMLKPEAPLVPRRRESVGGGSKPPRIPPSLLGPLLVGAVFVLLALGMAAVVLFAG, from the coding sequence ATGCGAGGCGGCCCCGGGCAGTTGGCGGCCGGGCGGTACCGGCTGACGGACCGTCCTGAACCGCTGTGCGCGCACGCGGTGGACGAGCGGACCGGCGAATCGGTTCTGCTGCGCGGCCTGGAGCTGCCCGGGCTGCTGACCACCGGTCTGGACCCGGAGGATGCGGCGGCCGCGCAGGCGGACCGGCTGGTGCGGCGGGTGGCGGCGGTCGGCTCGACCGCCCCGACCGGGCACCCGCGGCTGTTGCGCGGGCTCGGGGCCTTCGTCGAGGACGAGCTACTGTGGACGGTCGAGGAGCGGCCGGCCGGGGGGACGGCGGCCGAACTGCTGGTCGGCGGGCCGCTGTCGCCGTACCGGGCGGCCGAGTTGGCGGCGGACCTGGCCGGTGCGCTGCGGGCGCTGCACGGGGCCGGGCTCACCCACGGCAACCTGACCGCCGAGTCGGTGCTGGTCTGCGAGGACGGCGCGGCGATGCTCGGCGGGCTGCTCGCCGGGGTGGCCCAGGAGGCACTGGCCGAGGAGCTCGGCGGGCCGGGCGGGCGGCGGCGGTACGAGGTGCGGGCCACCCTGGTCGGCGCGGTCGCGGAGCGCTGGCCGCTGGACGGCGGTCCGGCGGGTGACTGCTGGGCGCTCGGGGTGCTGCTGCACCGGCTGGTCACCGGCCGCTCGCCGTACCCGGAGGGCGGGGTGCCGGAGCTGGTGACGGCCGTACGGGACGGGCGGCGCGAGCATTCGGCGGTCTGCGGGCCGCTGGGGCCGCTGGTCGAGCGGCTGCTGCAGCCCGACCCGGCGCGCAGGCCGACGGCGGAGGACGTACGGCGGGAGCTGGCGGAGCTGCTGGCGGGTGCGCCGGAGCCGGTGGACGAGGAGCGGGTGGCCCGGGCGGTGATGCTGAAGCCGGAGGCTCCGCTGGTGCCGCGGCGGCGGGAATCCGTGGGCGGCGGGTCGAAGCCGCCGCGGATACCTCCCTCATTGCTGGGTCCGCTCCTGGTGGGGGCCGTGTTTGTGCTGCTCGCGCTGGGAATGGCCGCCGTGGTGCTGTTCGCAGGCTGA